TTGCTTGATGGGTTATGTTTTGTCTCTGTCACTGATGCTTTTTTCACTGCTTTTACAAAGCGATCAAATGAAAATGGCTTTAACAAATAATCAATCACATTGTATTCAAAGCATTCTAGTGCAAATTCAGAATAAGCTGTAGTGAGAATAGTTTTAGGAGTTTGCTCTTCTTTTCTTAGAAAATCCATACCCGACATTATTGGCAAGTTGATATCTAAAAACAGCAAGTCAATAGGGTTGGATTTCAAAAAATCTCTAGCTTCTAAAACGTCTGTAAAAGTTGCCACTAGTTGTAACGTTTTTACTTGCTTAATATATTCTTCTAATATTTCTTGGGCAGGCCCTTGATCTTCTACGATTATACAAGTCATCATTTTTCTAGCGGTTTTAATTGTAATTCTAATACAACCCTAAAAATGTCTTCTTCATTTACAATGCTCAGGTCATGCTTATTTGGGTACAACAGTTTCAGGCGTTTTTTTATGTTTTCAAGTCCAATTCCACTGGCTGTTTGATTGGCCTTATATCTGGTCGAGTAGTTATTTTCACAAATAAAAGTGAGCAAACCATCTTTTGTTACTTTTGTGTTAATAGAAATCCTAATATTACCAGACTGGCTTCCAGTGCTATGTTTAAAGGCGTTTTCTACAAAAACAACCAATAGGAGTGGAGAAATAACAAACTGATCTGATTCCAAATCTGTATCAAAACAAACATCTCCTCTGTTTTCAATTTGTAAAATATATAGTGAGGTATAATTTTTTAGATGCTCAAATTCACGCGATAATGTAATATAATTTTCTTTACTATCATAAAGCATAAACCTTAAAACAGAAGACAGTTCTAGGATTATATTTGGCGTTTTAGGAGAGTTTTTTAATGCCTTTGCATATAAATTATTGAGGTTGTTAAACAGAAAATGGGGATTGATCTGCGATTTTAAAAATTTAATTTCGCTCTCCTGTACTAAGCTTTTTAACTCATTTAATTCCCGTTGTTTGCGGTTAAAATCCCAGGCTAACTTAAATAATACAAAAATTAAAATAATGGGCAAAGTCTCTATTATTGTAAATGAAACGCCTGGAAAATAAGTACCTCTAGTGTCTGAAAAATATATTTGTTCCAAGACAAACTCATCTACTAAAACAATTAATACCAGTACAATTATTACTAGCAAGGTGAAAAGCAATGGTTTCTTTTTGTAATAGAGAAACGGCAACAACAAATAATTAATCACTAAAGACCCGACAAGGTAATTTGTATAGAATGCAAATTTGTAAGGAGCAAAAAGTGAATGAAAAGATACTTGTTCAGTTCCTTCTTGATTGTGTGAGAAGAAAATGAACACTACCATAATAATGATTAATTGATAAATAAGCTCTCGATAGTTATGCTCAAAAAAATTGGCTAAAGACATCACGACTCCATTAATCTTTTATCATTTTAAAATGCATATGTCGTTGGTCGGATTTATCTGTCGTTGACCTATTTTTTTTGCTTAATTCCATCTTAATTATGAGCTTTGTTATTTGTAATTAGTCTAAATAAATGGAATGCAATATACTATAATCTCATTAGAACTTCAGCATATTGTTTAAAAAATCCAATGAAAAGTATAGTACTAACTATAGTATGTTTAATAGGTACATTACAGGTACAAGCACAGAGTTATAGTGTTTCTGGCATCGTAACAAATTTGCAAGGTGAAGCGATTCCGGGTGTAAATGTTGTAATAAAAGGGAAATCGGTAGGAGTTTCCACTGACTTTGAAGGCAGGTTTAAACTGGAAATAGGGGAGAACAATGCAATCTTAGTTTTTTCAGCTATTGGTTTTGAAAGTAAAGAACAGCAAGTAGATCAGTCTTTTAGTTCCAAAAATTTAGCTATCCAACTAGAGGAACATGCCACAGAACTCAATGTGGTACAAGTTACAGCAGAAACTGAAGCCACAATTATAGAAAAGCAAGGATTTAGTGTAGAGGCTATAGAAACACAAAAAATTAAATCTCAGAGTCTTGAACTCAACAATGTTATAGGCAGAACAGCAGGCGTACGAGTAAGAAGATCAGGAGGAATGGGATCAGATTTTAACTATTCACTAGATGGAATGTCAGGTAATGCCATCCGTTTTTTTATTGATGGTATCCCGATGGATTATTTTGGTTCTTCTTACTCTATCAATAACATACCCATATCTCTTATAGAACGTGTCGATATTTACAAAGGGGTGGTGCCTGTTGAATTAGGATCTGACGCTCTGGGCGGTGCTATTAATTTAGTAACCGATAAAAATACATCAAATTTCGCTTCTTTTTCATATTCCTTTGGCTCTTTCAATACTCACCAAGCAGCCATAAATGGACAATGGAGAACTAACTCTGGTCTCACTACTAGACTTTCCACTTTTTATACCTATTCAGACAACAATTACAAAGTATGGGGAGAAGGTGTTTTTTATGGAGAAGAGAATACAGGTAAGGCAATTTATTTTACCAAAGATAATCCAGCAGAAAGATTTAATGACGATTTTCAAACAACCACAGTCAAATTTGATATTGGGTTCACTCAAAAAAAATGGGCAGACCAATTTTTTGTTAGCGTTTTAGCTTCAGACCAAAAACAGGGTGTGCAAACTGGTCAAACCATGGGACATGTGTATGGTGAAATGCGCAACAATGAACGGGTACTTATGCCAAGTATTACCTATCAAAAAAAGGATTTAATAATCAAAGGATTAGATGTTAATGCTTTTGCCGGATATTCATATACAGAGGGGACTTTAGTAGATACAACAACTAACCGATATGATTGGCGGGGACAACAAATTGGAACGAATCCCTCTGGAGGAGAAATAGGTCGAGGAGGTAGTAAGTCTTTATTTACTCTCACAGACAAGTCTGAAATTTATAGATTTAATGCTACTTATCAATTGCCCTTAGATCTAAAACTAGGATTTAATTATTTGTATTCAGGCACGAATCGTACAGGAGAAGACCCATTTTCACCATCGTATAGAATCCCATATTTAGAGCCTCAAAAAATAGGTTCTCACTTTGCCGGTTTATCACTCGAAACTATAAAACTTAATGATAAGCTTCATGCCAATGTTTTCTTAAAAAAATATGGTTTCAATTCCTCTATTAATGATCTGGTTTACACTACAGAATATGAAACTGTAGAACATAAGAATAATGTATCTAACTGGGGAGGAGGTTTTGCGACGTCCTATCAAATAGTTCCTAATGTTTTAATTAAGTTTTCTTTAGAGCAAGCCACAAGATTACCAAGTGCAACAGAGGCGCTGGGCGATGGAGTTACTATAGAAAACAACCCTTCAATAAGACCTGAACAAAGCTTTAATGCGAACATTGGAACCGTACTAGGAAGGTTTGAAATTGGAGCTCGTCATAGAGTAAAAATAGCTTTGAATACTTTTTACAGAGAAGTCTCAGACAAGCTACAACTTTTAGTGGAAGGAGGCCAAGAAATTGGACAGTATGAAAATATTAGAAAAGTGAATGGATCAGGAGCTGAGATTGATGTAGTCTATGATTTTGATCAAAAATTAAAATTTAGTCTAAACGGGACTTATCTGGACTTTAGAAACAACCAGAAAACAGACGAAAATGGAAGAGAAAATATAGTCTATGGTGACAGACTGAGAAATACGCCTTACTTAATGGCAAATGCAGGTTTGGAATATAACGCAATGAACCTGATTCAAGAAAATTCTAGGTTTTTTACCTATTTCCAATCTGGTTATGTGCATCAATTTTATCTTCGATGGCCAAGTTTGGGAAGTGCAGAAAACAAAAGTATTGTCCCTTCTCAGCTGGTATTCGATGCGGGTGTTGGATACACCTTTCCTTCTGAAAAGCTGATTTTGTCTGTGGATGTTTCCAATATATTTAATGAACAGGTTTATGACAATTTTCTTCTTCAAAAACCAGGGAGAGCCATTTTTTTTAAAATCAATTATCATATAAAACAGAATTAATTTTTAATAACTATGAAAAAAAACAAACTAGCTAAACTAATTTTTAATTGCTTATTCTTAACAATAACAACAACCTTTGTCGCATGTGACGAAGATGATGAACCTTGTATTGAGTCTACATGGTATGCGGATGTAGATGGTGATGGTTTGGGTGATCCGAACTCATCAATGGAGGCTTGTGATCAACCAGAAGGATATGTAGCCAATAGCGATGACGATAATGATGCACTTGCTCCTGTAAATACTAAATATACAGTTAGCGCAGGTGTTGATGAAGAAGGATATTACATTACAACTGATGATTTAATGTCTGGTTCAATATCTATTGTGGGAAATGGGTCTGAAGGATGGGCGAACTTATCTGTTAGTGTAGATGGATATCTTTATATTCTTAACAACACAGAAGGCTTAACAGAAAAGTACGAATTAACAGAGAGCGGCCCAGTTGAGGTAGAGGCAATTTCTAACTCTGCATTAACTCCAGGTGGTTTCTTTAGATACATACAAGTAGTAGATGACAGCGAGATTCTCTTACTATCTAACCCAAGTGAAGGCGAAATACCATATGCTATTATAGACCTAGAGACGTTTGGTGCCACTAGCAGCGGATTTATTTCTACTCCTACCATTGGTAATAAGAGCAACTTATGGGCAAATGCAGTTGTGCAAGGCGACGAAATCTATTTTGGATCCTTATATGGTGATGAGGCCACTTGGACACAGTTCACCGACTCTTTGGTTACTGTGAAATATGATTATCCTTCTATGGCAAACCCAGAAATATTGGTATCAACTGTTTCTGCAGGTCAAACTTCAGGCTACCGTACCAATGGGTCTTTCGTTACCGAAAATGGAGATATTTACCAGTACAATATGACTAGTTCACTCTGGTATGAAAATGATGAAGTAGCTGATAAGCCTTCAGTATTTGTACGAATAGTAGATGGAGAATATGATGACTCTTACCTTCTTGATGTTTCAGCAGAATATGATGAGCCTATTGCCATTTGGAATGCTTGGTATGCTGGTGACGGTATAGCTTATGCCAATGTATTACGTGTAGCTGATACTCCGGAATGGGGTGATTTATTGCAAAACACAGGAACATTAGTAGAAATCGATCTTGAAGCCAATACCGTAACAGAGTTAAATTTACCAAAAGCATCATTTAGGGATATCTTCTCTTTAAATTGTGTAGAGGATGGAAAATTCTACATCCCTGTGAGCATTACCGGAGGAGAGGCTAATATCTATGAAATTACGATTGGTGGTGGAGCCGACGGATTTACAAAAGGCGCTACATTAGACGGAAGTAATGTATATATAAATGCACTGTTCACTAATTTTTAATCTCTCTTTTTTAGCTTAGAACATTTAAAAATTAAGAATATGATCACCATAGCATTATGTCTTTCTTTTATATCAATCTATTGTCTTTATGCAGTTTCAGACCGGGTAGAAATTGAGAAAAAAGGCATAATGCTTTTTTTAAAAAACAAGCAAGTCTTAGCTGTGGTCATAGCAGGACTCACTTTCTTGGTCAGCACTATTATATTAACCTACAAAGTCGGTTTGGGTGTTGGTATCTTTACCAGTTTATCATTATGGATGGTTTTAGCAAGTTTGATTATTCTTTTTCTACCATTCCAAGTGATCAAATGGCCACATTTGGCTTTAGCATTTTTGCTTGTTGCGATTATTGAAATGAATACATTATTGGTTTAAGGATTATGCCTGCAAATAAAAAGTATATTTCAAGTTCATTATGGATTAAATTTGGTAAACTGTCAGCGGCCATTTTAGGTGGTTTGTTAGCCTCTATAAGTTTCCATATGGCATTGGCTATCTGGACAGACAGGTCAGTGATCATACCTACTGCCGTTTACTCGGGTTTTGTTATTTGGGTTGCGTTTATGATTGTAACTTACTGGGTTCCTAAAGTTTGGCAGGCTTGGACACTCCTCGGAGCAATTACTTTAGTATGTACAATTGCCATTTCTTTAGGTCAATAGACAAAATTCAAAAAGTCATGAGTAATCGAAATTACAATGTTTTCTTTAATACCCATACCGTAAGTGGCATTATCATTAGTATTGGACTATATGTGATTTTTTTTGCTGGAGCTTTTTCGTTGTTTATGGAAAATATAGACCATTGGGAGGCTAATGAGAAAAGGCATGGTTTAAAGGTTTTGGATTATGATAAAGCCATTGCCCAAGTAACAGCAGCAGGATATGATATGCACGGACGGTCTTTAAATATCTATTATTACCACGATCAAATTATTGTTCGCTCTCAGGCTTTAACTGATACTACATTAAAGAAAAGCAATCTTGGTTTACTTCCCGATTCGGTGGCTAGTGGTAGTTTTAATTTTCAACTTGATCAAAATACTTATCGACAGGCAGCTTCAAAAAATGTCAAACCTCAAAAGACACTGGGTACTTTCCTTTACGAACTTCATTTTTTCGATCAAATCCCAACTGCTGGTCGTATTCTAGCTGGTTTAGTATCGGTTTTCTTTCTATTTGCTACTATTACGGGAGTGATTGTTCATTGGAAAAAAATCGCACCTAATTTCTTTACTTTTCGCTTAAAGTCATCCCTCAAAAACCTCTGGACTGATGCACATACTGCTTTGGGAGTAATTGGCCTTCCTTTTCAAATAATGTATGCCATTACCGGGGCAATTTTTTGCTTGCTCATTTTGCTAGGTGCTCCAATGGAAAAGTTTGTGTACAATGGAGATACAGAGGCTATGTCTAATGATATTTACCCGTCTTTTGAGGTTGGAAGTTTTCAAACGGCTTACAATCCGAAAGAGATTTCAATCAATGATCAGGTAGATAAAGCATTAGCTGAATTTTCAGAAGGAGAGGTTACGAGTGTTTATACTGAGATTCATAACTACCACGACCGAAATGCGTACGTAGAAATTTTTGTTGATTCTAAGAAAATTGAGGGTGTTTTTAACTATGCCAAGTTTGTTTATCAACTTTCAGATGGAGAACTGTTGGAATATAAAGCTGTTGCTGATATTCCTCCGTATGCTGTGGCCTCTTGGGACTTCATTCATATCATTCATTTTGGTAATTACGGAGGTATTTTAATAAAAGTGTTGTATTTCCTTTTGTCTTTGCTAACCTGTGTAGTTATTATTTCTGGTGTGATGATCTGGCTTACAGCTCGTGATAAAAAAAGCTATCTGCACAAAGCTAGGTTTAATCAAAATGTTGGAGCCATTTATCTGGGTTCATGCATGGGGCTTTACCCAGCCATAGCATTCATGTTTCTTTTGACAAAGACACTTCCTAATGGTATGGAACATCGATTTACATGGATTAGTTGGTTGTTTCTTACTTTTTGGGTTGTATACACCGCCTATTCGTTTATCATCAAAAGCAATTATAAAATTAATCGAAATGCACTTTTACTCGCTGGTTTAATGGGGATTCTCATTCCAGTGTTTAATGGTTTTCACTCAGGCATGTGGTTTTGGAAATCGCTGGGGATAGGCCATCCAGATTCATTTTTTGTAGATATTACTTGGATGATTGCTGGAATAATCACACTCTGGCTAGCTTTTAAAATCAAACCCCAAAAGAAGAACGTAGTTCGGAGGAAAGTAGAAAAAAACAGGAATGTATTCTCATAAATGATTTTATCAATGGATTTTGGTACGTAACAAAATCTACATAGTCCCCTTTAAGTATTTCTCTTCTTCTGCCAAGCCAGAATAGGAGAGAGTAATCACCTTTCTACAGAGTCAAAGGCCAAATCGTGGCCTTTAATTGTTACCAATTCAGTATGAACATGGCCGGCATCGAAAAACAAGGCATTCCTGATCACAAGTTCCAATACAACGGCAAAGAAAAACAAGAGGAATCTGGACTTAATTGGACAGTCTAAGAAAATCTAAAGTATTGCCAAAAACAATATATTCCATTTTTTTCGTGAAAAAAAGATATTATTCTACTCAATCAGATAAATTATTAATTAAAAAGAGATACGCTAATTTACTGAAATGCAAAAAAAAGTAACTCTTCTTATTTTTTCTATTTTACTGCTAATATCCATATCTAGTCCAGCTCAAATTCAATTAAAAATTGACAGTTTAAAGAAAAGTTTGCCAAATGTAACCGGAGAAGAAAAAGTAAGAGTATTAAGAGATTTGTGTTATTATAATGGTACTCTAAATTTTGATAGTGCAGTTTTATATGGAAACCAAGCAATAGCATATGCTAAAGAAATAGGCCATAGAGATCAATTAGGGGCAGCCTATGATGATTTAGGTTCAGTTTATGCCCATTCTGGCATGCATGAGAGTGCATTGGACTTATATAAGAAAGCCATTACAATATTTAAAAATACAAATAATCGTAAAAGTGAGGCTTATACCACACATAATTTCGGATATGTTTATTTAGCAAAAGCTGATTACCTCACTACTCTTATGGATTAAGCAAGTGTGTTGATATAATTTTTTTCATATTTCCTATTTTGTTTGACTACGGCAAAAATCCTATGTATAAGCTTTGACCTAATGGCATTTATAACGGTCATCTTGTTTTTTCCTTCAGCTACTTTTCTTTCAAAGTAGCGCCCGAGTTCCCCTTTGGAACTCACCACTGATAAAGCTGCCATATGGAAGGTTTTTTTCAGGTACTTATTGGCCCTTTGGGAGACCTTATTCCTTGAGTTCAGGCTTGACCCCGATTGCTGTCTAAAAGGGGCACAACCTGCATGGCAAGCAAACTTTCTAGGATTATCGAACTTGGTAAAGTTACCCGTTGCGATAATGGTCGCCACAGCAGTCCTTGGGCCGATACCCTCGATACTGGTCATCTTCTCCACATTGTTCTTTATCTGCTCATCGCTTTCTATTACCTGATCTATCCTTTTTTCTACTTCCAAGAGTATTTTTTGATTGTACTTGATGAGTTTTTGAAGCCTTTTCTTTTTCTCCTTGAAGTAACTTTCATCAAAAAAACCTGCTTCCTGTTTGAGTTGCCCACGGTACTTGGCAATGTCCTTTACGATCAGGTCCCTTTCAGAATTGAGTCTTTCCAATAGCTTAACATTATGGTTATCAGGGATGTAAAGCCTTGCCCTGTCGTTGAACCTCTTACCATATTCAGCAATTCGTTGGGCATCGAGTTTATCATTCTTGTTCCTTGCCAGTCCTTGTGAGCGAAGAATATTATAAGCTTGTTCTACCCATAGGTTCAACTTTTCAGTACCACATACATTGATGAGTTTATTGCCGAAGTGCCCTGTGGATTCAGCACATACCAATGTGTCCTGTTTGTCCAGTTCATAAGTTTGGTATAGGTATCCTAACTGTTCACTGATAACAGCTATATTATTTTCCCATTTGAAAAACACTGTTTCACCATTGCCTCTAAGCAGGCATATATCCAGTGTATCCTTACTGATATCTATGCCGATAAAATTTTTAAACTGTTTCATTTTTATTTTAATTTGTTTGAGCAAAAAAATTGAGGTCAAAAAACTGAACCATTACCTAACCACCTTAAAGGGTAACAAACTCTTATACAGGTCTAGGTTCAGAAGGGGGGAAACAAGTACCTAGCAGTGGGATGAATCTTTTCCAAGGTCTTAAGTTGGTTCACTTGTTCCCCTCTTGACCAAAAGAAATCTACTATTAAAGTTAATCGCTTCTCTTTAAATAATACAATCACTCAAATCTAAGGTGCTCTTAAATACTATTTTAAAGCATTAAAAATGAAATCTGATTTAGATGGAGTAAATACATCATCTACTTTAAGTAATAACAAAAAAGAAATAAAGTATTAAAAAAATGGATAGCTTTGATCTATGAGACAACACCGATTTATCAAAGCAAGTGAAGAAGAAGTTAAATTGTTAAAAGCACAATTGAAACAACCTATGAGCAGACAGGAATCTGTTCGAATAGAAGGTTTACTACTGAGTATAAAAGGTTATACCATGGAACAAATTGTGGATATATTAGAAGTAAATCGTGATACTGTATCTCGGTGGTTTAACCGCTGGGATAAAGGTAAAATGGACAACTTAGCTAATCTCCCTAAAAGTGGTCGAAGACGAATCTATTTAGCAGAAGAAGAAAAAAAATGATCCAAAAAGCCTCTTTGGGCATCCAAAGGCTAAAAGTATTTCTTCAAGAAGTGATCAATAGTACAGGCAAAAGTTGCCATATAGAAACACTGAAGGGTATTTTCAAAAGACATAAACTGGTATGGAAACGCTATAGAAAGAGCTTGAAACCTGAAAGAGATGAATTACTTTTTGAATTTTTCAAATCGGAATTAAACTCTCTAGAGCAACAAGCAAAAGAAGGAACGATAGATTTGATGTTTATGGATGAATCGAGCTTTAACTTAAATCCAAATGTGCCTTATGGTTGGCAGCCAATAGGACAGCAGATTCTGCTTCCTGCTAAACGTAGTTCCTCTAACTGGACGGTTTTGGGTACACTTAATATCCACAAACAAAGGTTTTACGGATATATTATGCCAGAGGCATGTACAGCAAAAACAGTGGTTGAAGTATTATCTAATTTAAGTGAAAGAATCAATAATAAAACAGTAGTAATATTAGATAATGCCCGGCATGGAATGCACCAGTACATAAGGCAAAAATTGTAAAAGATAAGTTAACCGAATGGCGTGAAAAAGGGCTATACTTACAATTTATCCCTGCCTATAGTCCAGAACTAAATAAAATAGAAATCCTATGGCGGCAGATGAAATATTATTGGCTAGAACCGAAAGATTATCAATCCCAAAATACACTACATCAAAGGATTATAGAAATCCTTGAAAATTACGGATCTAAATACTCGATTTCTTTTTATTAGGTACTTATATATTGCTGCAAGTCAAAAAGGTGTAGAAGGTATTGTGAGTCCACAGGTTAGTTAGGATTATTGAGATAAGATAAAGGTGTTACACAACTGTTGTAGGCAATATAATAGAACCTCTCAGTAAGACTGAAAAGCCTTCCAAGTAACCTTATTTGTTAATTGCTATAAGGCTATTCTTAATATTGTATTGAATTCAGTCAATCGGGGTGAAAATTTATTTCAATAAATGTCACATCATTGAGACATTATGCGTATATTTGTGACATGTCAAACGCAAAAAACAAAATTATAGCTGCGGCAGTCACATGTTTTCTGAACAACGAATCCGAAACGCTGGAAAAAGTTGCTGAGGAAGCAGGTGTGTCTCGTAGAACGCTGCATCGATATTTTGAAAATCGTCAGGACTTATTAGAATCTTGCAAAAACGAGATGCTCAACAGTTGTAATAAAGCCATGAATGAGGCCTACGAAAGTGATAATGACGCAATAATAAAAGTAAGGAATATGCTTTTTGCAGCCATTGAGCAGGGAGCTAATTACGTCTTTATCAAACGAATGTATAAGCGCAGCAACTTTTCAGATGTAGATGCCAAAAAGGAATTTGAATCCGATAACGTTAAATCAAAATGGTTAAAAATCATGAAAGGCCTTCAAGAAGAAAAGCGTATTAACCATGTGTTAACGATCCCCTGGATTTTTGATTTGTACGGATCAATCATTGAGACTTCCATTTATGCCGTTGAGGCGGGAGATGTTGCCAGAAACGATAGTAAAAAGTTTGCCTGGATTTCCTTTAAAGGAGCCATTGGATTAAAAGAATAAAACCATATCAAAATGAATCAATACTCAACAGAAAGTCTCATTAGAAAAATGCCGGGTTTCTCCAGTCATATTCTAAAAGTGAATGACATACATCTTCACTATGTTATTGGAGGAAGCGGAGAGCCATTGGTTTTGTTGCCCGGTTGGCCTCAGACTTGGTGGTCTTTCCACCATATTATGCCTGCTCTGGCTGAAAAGCATACAGTCATTGTGGTAGATTTACGTGGAATGGGAGATAGTGATAAGCCTTTGGAAGGATATTCTAAAAAGAATATGGCCAATGATATTAAAGGATTAGTAGCAGCTTTAGGATATGACAGGGTACACATGGCCGGGCATGATATTGGCGCCAATGTAGCTTATGCTTTTGCGGCTAATCATCCGGAAAGCATCAACAGACTAATCCTTTTGGATACTCCTCCACCCGATGAAAATATGTACCGGCTTCCTATGCTGCCAGTTGGCACTCCAGTATATCCCTGGTGGGTAGCTTTCAATCAGGTAAGAGATTTGCCTGCACAACTGCTAGAAGGACGTTTTGGATTATTGTTGGATCATCTTTTAGATAAGCTACTTGTTAATAAAGAAGCAATTAGTGATTTTGACCGTTCCGTGTACCTTCAACACTATAATAACAAAGAAAACATAAGAGCATCCAATGCTTGGTATCAGGCCTTCGGTCAGGATATCTCGGAACAGAAGACCTATCCAAAAATCAAAAATT
The genomic region above belongs to Chondrinema litorale and contains:
- a CDS encoding alpha/beta fold hydrolase, whose amino-acid sequence is MNQYSTESLIRKMPGFSSHILKVNDIHLHYVIGGSGEPLVLLPGWPQTWWSFHHIMPALAEKHTVIVVDLRGMGDSDKPLEGYSKKNMANDIKGLVAALGYDRVHMAGHDIGANVAYAFAANHPESINRLILLDTPPPDENMYRLPMLPVGTPVYPWWVAFNQVRDLPAQLLEGRFGLLLDHLLDKLLVNKEAISDFDRSVYLQHYNNKENIRASNAWYQAFGQDISEQKTYPKIKNSTKGIASSSNFEILDSFLSQHVLEHEMMQVEGVGHFVHEEKPEQIANAILDFLK